A stretch of Halarsenatibacter silvermanii DNA encodes these proteins:
- a CDS encoding NADH-ubiquinone oxidoreductase-F iron-sulfur binding region domain-containing protein, producing the protein MIQRIKVGMATCGIAAGASEVKEKIEEVAPDEEIVEVGCIGHCYAEPLVEIETEEGSIFYEDVEPEKEFIEKMLNLEEENRFEPPSVRQEWEEQYVLGLAGDIDPTSFQEYEENSGFTALKKALEMEPEEIVEEVKTSGLRGRGGGGFPTGMKWDFLASSGEKDKVMICNADEGDPGAFMDRTLMESLPHQVLEGMLIGAYATGANQLFIYCRAEYPLAVERLNIAIEQIEEKGLNNLNGMEVEITVKEGAGAFVCGEETAMIHSLEGKRGNPRYRPPYPTDEGFKGRPTLINNVETFSNIPLLVREGGEQFSQVGTENSTGTKLFALAGDLEYSGLVEVPMGISIHDVVYGIGGAEEGSVKAVQIGGPSGGCIPAEHFDTPVDYDSLTELGAIMGSGGLIVISEGRCMVETARYFLDFTTEESCGKCTFCRVGTKRMLEKLERITNGEGTEKDIQDLDDLGRKIIDGSLCGLGQTAPNPVLTTLKYFRGEYESHVEEDHCPALECDELVEIYLDRDICIECENCIESCPVDAIDEEFQIDDEACTRCNSCIEVCPVDAISRVRKGGKVDVQS; encoded by the coding sequence ATGATTCAGAGAATTAAGGTTGGCATGGCCACCTGCGGTATAGCGGCAGGTGCCAGTGAAGTCAAAGAAAAAATTGAAGAGGTAGCTCCCGACGAGGAGATAGTAGAGGTCGGCTGTATCGGTCACTGCTATGCCGAGCCTCTGGTGGAGATAGAGACCGAAGAGGGAAGTATTTTTTATGAGGATGTAGAGCCCGAGAAAGAGTTCATAGAAAAAATGCTTAATCTGGAAGAGGAAAACAGGTTCGAACCTCCATCTGTAAGGCAGGAGTGGGAAGAGCAGTACGTGCTGGGATTGGCCGGTGATATAGATCCCACTTCTTTTCAGGAATACGAGGAGAACTCCGGATTCACCGCTCTGAAAAAGGCTCTCGAGATGGAACCAGAAGAAATAGTAGAAGAGGTTAAAACTTCCGGCCTGCGAGGCCGGGGAGGTGGCGGTTTTCCCACTGGAATGAAATGGGACTTTCTCGCCTCCAGCGGCGAAAAGGACAAGGTGATGATCTGTAACGCTGACGAGGGAGATCCAGGAGCTTTCATGGATAGAACTTTGATGGAATCTCTTCCTCATCAGGTTTTAGAGGGCATGCTCATCGGAGCCTATGCCACCGGCGCCAATCAGCTTTTCATCTATTGTCGGGCCGAATATCCGCTGGCGGTAGAGCGTCTCAATATAGCCATCGAACAGATCGAGGAAAAAGGGCTCAATAATTTAAACGGGATGGAGGTCGAGATTACGGTTAAAGAAGGGGCTGGAGCTTTTGTCTGTGGTGAAGAGACAGCGATGATTCATTCGCTGGAGGGTAAAAGAGGAAATCCCAGATACCGCCCGCCCTATCCTACCGATGAAGGATTTAAGGGGCGTCCCACCCTGATAAACAATGTCGAAACTTTTTCCAATATCCCCCTGCTTGTCCGCGAGGGAGGAGAACAGTTTTCTCAGGTGGGGACCGAGAACAGCACCGGCACCAAGCTATTTGCACTGGCCGGCGATCTGGAGTATTCAGGCCTGGTAGAGGTGCCGATGGGTATATCTATCCATGATGTCGTTTACGGTATAGGAGGCGCCGAGGAAGGCAGTGTAAAAGCTGTCCAGATAGGCGGCCCCAGCGGCGGCTGTATTCCGGCCGAACATTTCGACACACCGGTCGATTACGATTCCTTGACCGAGCTGGGAGCAATAATGGGTTCCGGCGGTTTAATCGTCATCAGCGAAGGCCGCTGTATGGTCGAGACGGCCCGTTATTTCCTCGACTTTACCACCGAAGAAAGCTGTGGCAAATGCACTTTCTGTCGGGTTGGAACCAAACGTATGCTGGAAAAGCTAGAGAGAATAACAAACGGCGAGGGTACCGAGAAAGATATTCAGGATCTGGATGATCTGGGGCGGAAAATCATAGACGGCTCTCTCTGTGGACTGGGCCAGACCGCTCCCAACCCGGTTCTGACCACCCTTAAATATTTCCGCGGCGAATATGAAAGTCATGTCGAAGAAGATCACTGTCCGGCGCTGGAGTGCGATGAGCTCGTCGAAATTTATCTCGACAGGGATATCTGCATAGAATGTGAAAACTGCATAGAAAGCTGTCCGGTTGATGCTATTGACGAAGAATTCCAGATAGACGATGA
- a CDS encoding complex I 24 kDa subunit family protein yields the protein MAELAELAADESNLIKALQQEQRENNYISDEAIEEISEKFDMAPVEVEGVVSFYTQFKRVKPGKYKIHVCDGTACHIQGSSLVMGWLSDELGIDVDETDDEKLFTLEAVACLGCCSLAPVMSINGKVYGNLTREKTLDIIEDYRQREASENDSEN from the coding sequence TTGGCTGAATTAGCTGAACTGGCCGCCGATGAATCCAATCTCATCAAGGCCCTGCAGCAGGAGCAGCGTGAGAACAATTATATTTCTGACGAAGCGATCGAGGAGATCAGTGAGAAATTTGATATGGCTCCCGTCGAAGTCGAAGGAGTGGTGAGTTTTTACACCCAGTTCAAAAGAGTTAAACCTGGCAAATATAAAATTCATGTTTGCGACGGCACCGCCTGTCACATACAGGGATCTTCCCTGGTTATGGGCTGGCTCAGCGATGAACTGGGTATAGATGTCGATGAAACTGACGATGAAAAACTCTTCACTCTGGAAGCTGTAGCCTGCCTGGGATGCTGCAGTCTTGCGCCTGTCATGAGCATCAACGGCAAAGTATACGGCAACTTAACCCGGGAGAAGACGCTGGATATTATAGAAGATTATCGTCAGAGGGAGGCTTCAGAAAATGATTCAGAGAATTAA
- the xseB gene encoding exodeoxyribonuclease VII small subunit, with protein MNNDKNNKESAAGISEQLSIDYESEYDLSEDLKFEDALEKLEEIVNELEGEMLSLEESVEKFTIGMKLIQHCQQELNKAEGKVEQVLEEHGELKEIIPYDGLVEDDEE; from the coding sequence TTGAATAACGATAAAAATAATAAAGAATCAGCTGCCGGAATTTCCGAACAGCTTTCCATCGATTATGAAAGTGAATACGATCTGTCCGAAGACCTTAAATTTGAAGACGCCCTGGAAAAGCTGGAGGAAATCGTGAATGAGCTCGAAGGAGAGATGTTATCCCTGGAAGAATCTGTGGAAAAATTCACGATCGGTATGAAATTGATCCAGCACTGTCAGCAGGAACTCAACAAAGCAGAAGGCAAAGTGGAACAGGTTTTGGAAGAACACGGCGAATTGAAAGAAATCATACCCTACGACGGCCTCGTCGAAGATGATGAAGAATAA
- the xseA gene encoding exodeoxyribonuclease VII large subunit translates to MESKAYSVSEVTSYIKNLLTLDETLSHLVVEGELSNFHHHTSGHMYFTLKDDSSRLQSVMFESSNKSLDFEPEDGQQVKATGYVDVYEPRGEYQLYVRKLEKLGAGELYQKYLELKNKLEQEGLFAEERKQELPFLPAKIGLVTSPTGAAIRDILSVLKRRFGPVSVLIAPAHVQGESSEAELIRGIEYLENRDEIDLIIISRGGGSLEDLWSFNSEKLARKIAAADIPIISGVGHETDFTIADFAADVRAATPSAAAELAVQDYIELSGSLERLGERMNSALERRLKEAENRLASIKKRPVWRDPERMLSTAEQKMDNLTHRFARELGDYFQKRCDQISGLAGQLDNLSPLKILSRGYSITRSEDGSPITEVSRVEKGDRLETLLSGGSLESEVKKVREEDDIIE, encoded by the coding sequence ATGGAGTCTAAAGCGTATTCCGTTTCAGAAGTAACCTCATATATCAAAAATTTGCTCACCCTCGACGAAACTCTGTCTCACCTGGTCGTCGAGGGTGAGTTGTCCAATTTTCACCATCACACCTCCGGACATATGTATTTCACGCTGAAGGATGACAGCTCCCGTTTGCAATCAGTTATGTTTGAAAGCAGCAATAAATCTCTTGATTTCGAGCCTGAGGATGGCCAGCAGGTTAAAGCCACAGGTTATGTAGATGTTTACGAGCCCCGGGGAGAGTATCAGCTTTACGTCAGGAAACTGGAGAAGCTGGGCGCCGGGGAATTATACCAGAAATATCTGGAACTGAAAAACAAACTCGAGCAGGAAGGTCTTTTTGCTGAAGAAAGAAAACAGGAACTGCCTTTTTTGCCGGCCAAAATAGGCCTGGTTACATCTCCCACCGGCGCGGCGATCAGAGATATTCTCTCCGTGCTCAAAAGGAGATTCGGCCCTGTTTCAGTATTGATTGCCCCAGCTCATGTTCAGGGTGAAAGCTCTGAAGCTGAGCTGATCAGAGGAATTGAGTATCTGGAGAATAGAGATGAAATAGATCTGATCATCATAAGCCGGGGAGGTGGATCTTTGGAAGACCTCTGGTCTTTTAACAGCGAGAAGCTGGCCCGAAAAATTGCCGCGGCAGATATTCCTATCATAAGCGGTGTAGGCCATGAGACTGATTTCACCATAGCTGATTTCGCGGCCGATGTCAGGGCTGCCACCCCTTCTGCCGCAGCGGAACTGGCCGTGCAGGATTATATCGAGCTTTCCGGCAGTCTCGAGAGGCTGGGCGAGAGAATGAACTCCGCTCTGGAGAGAAGATTAAAGGAGGCAGAAAACAGGCTGGCTAGCATAAAAAAGAGGCCTGTCTGGCGGGATCCAGAAAGAATGCTTTCGACAGCTGAACAGAAGATGGACAATCTGACGCATAGATTTGCCCGGGAACTGGGCGATTATTTCCAGAAGCGCTGCGATCAGATATCAGGACTGGCAGGCCAGCTCGACAATTTAAGTCCCTTAAAGATACTTTCGCGCGGATATAGCATCACCAGATCGGAAGATGGATCTCCGATCACAGAGGTTTCCCGGGTAGAAAAAGGAGACAGGCTGGAAACGCTTCTATCCGGGGGCAGTCTTGAAAGCGAAGTTAAAAAAGTTAGAGAGGAAGATGATATTATTGAATAA
- the folD gene encoding bifunctional methylenetetrahydrofolate dehydrogenase/methenyltetrahydrofolate cyclohydrolase FolD, whose translation MSNVELIDGKQIASDIREELKGRVQELKEEGRVPGISVVLVGDNPASQTYVNMKDKAAEEIGIYSDKKEVSDDISEQELLGIIDDLNNDDEIDGILVQLPLPDHIDEHKVIESIDPAKDVDGFHPVNTGRLFSGQQDKLRFDPCTPKGIIELIERQGIDIEGKDAVILGRSNIVGKPVAHLLIEKNATITICHSRTDDLAGKASSADILVAAVGRPEFVTEDMVKEGACVIDVGINRVDGELVGDVDFEAVKEKAGPITPVPGGVGPMTIAMLMHNTVKAREHHGV comes from the coding sequence ATGTCAAACGTCGAACTCATCGACGGCAAACAAATCGCATCCGACATCAGAGAAGAGCTAAAAGGGAGAGTACAGGAATTAAAAGAGGAAGGTAGAGTTCCTGGAATCTCGGTTGTTTTGGTCGGAGATAATCCTGCCTCACAGACCTATGTGAACATGAAGGATAAAGCGGCAGAAGAGATAGGTATTTATTCAGACAAGAAAGAAGTATCGGATGACATCTCTGAACAGGAACTTCTGGGTATAATCGACGATCTCAACAACGATGATGAGATCGATGGTATTCTGGTACAGCTGCCTTTACCCGATCATATAGACGAACATAAAGTCATAGAATCGATCGATCCCGCCAAGGATGTGGACGGATTCCATCCTGTAAACACCGGACGTCTTTTCAGCGGTCAGCAGGACAAGTTGAGGTTTGATCCCTGCACGCCGAAGGGTATAATTGAGCTCATCGAGAGACAGGGTATAGATATCGAAGGTAAAGATGCCGTAATTCTGGGCCGAAGCAACATCGTGGGCAAGCCGGTGGCTCATCTACTGATAGAGAAAAATGCCACAATAACAATCTGCCATTCGCGCACTGACGATCTGGCCGGCAAAGCCAGCTCGGCCGATATTCTCGTCGCCGCTGTCGGCAGGCCGGAATTCGTAACTGAAGATATGGTCAAGGAAGGTGCCTGCGTGATCGATGTCGGCATAAACAGGGTCGATGGCGAATTGGTCGGTGACGTAGACTTCGAAGCAGTTAAGGAAAAAGCCGGACCTATCACGCCTGTTCCCGGAGGCGTAGGACCGATGACCATAGCCATGCTGATGCATAATACCGTTAAAGCCAGGGAGCATCATGGAGTCTAA
- a CDS encoding Fic family protein, translated as MMSFRNEKLKTEEIPMNIVKLIGKINEYKGKQNLYLNQAPQVLEKLKEAAIVQSTKSSNSIEGIVITDKRLKEIMRDDTMPEDRSEGEIAGYRDVLNTIHTSYDAIPINPNIILQFHGDLYKFISGEGEEWKNQDNVIEEVLPDGERYVRFRPLSAAKTPEAMEELCDHLNRAMKEETIEPLILIGSFVLDFLSIHPFNDGNGRIARLLTLLLLYKYEYKVGRYISLENIIEESKLNYYESLKKSSVGWHEGNHNLFIWLDYFLGTLLAAYKEFEDRVGLIRSKRGNKSYRVEQAIKSTLGTFEKEDIRNACPDVSESTINRVFRKLKEEGVIELLGKGRNAKWKRLE; from the coding sequence ATGATGTCATTTAGAAATGAAAAGCTGAAGACTGAAGAAATTCCCATGAATATAGTAAAACTAATTGGCAAAATAAATGAATACAAGGGAAAGCAAAATTTATATTTAAACCAGGCGCCGCAGGTACTGGAAAAGTTAAAAGAAGCAGCAATAGTTCAGAGTACTAAGTCTTCAAATAGTATTGAAGGAATTGTTATTACCGACAAAAGGTTAAAAGAAATAATGAGAGATGATACTATGCCGGAAGATCGTTCTGAAGGTGAAATTGCAGGTTATAGAGATGTATTAAATACTATCCATACTTCTTATGATGCTATTCCCATAAATCCCAATATAATTTTACAATTCCATGGAGATTTATATAAGTTTATCTCGGGGGAAGGGGAAGAGTGGAAAAATCAGGATAATGTAATTGAAGAGGTATTACCAGATGGGGAAAGATATGTTAGATTTAGACCTCTGTCTGCCGCTAAAACTCCCGAAGCTATGGAAGAACTATGTGATCATTTAAATAGAGCTATGAAAGAAGAAACTATCGAGCCGTTAATATTAATAGGATCTTTTGTTTTAGATTTTTTAAGCATTCACCCTTTTAATGATGGAAACGGCAGAATTGCCAGGTTATTGACTTTACTTCTGTTATATAAATATGAATACAAAGTGGGAAGATATATAAGTTTAGAAAACATTATTGAAGAGAGCAAATTAAACTATTATGAATCATTGAAAAAATCTTCAGTCGGCTGGCATGAAGGAAATCATAATCTTTTTATCTGGTTGGATTATTTTTTGGGCACTTTATTAGCAGCATATAAAGAATTTGAAGATAGAGTAGGGCTGATTAGAAGTAAAAGAGGAAATAAAAGTTATAGAGTTGAGCAGGCTATCAAAAGTACATTGGGAACTTTTGAGAAAGAAGATATAAGAAATGCGTGTCCGGATGTTTCCGAATCCACAATTAATAGGGTATTTAGAAAGTTAAAAGAAGAAGGAGTAATTGAATTACTGGGTAAAGGTCGGAATGCAAAGTGGAAAAGATTGGAATAA
- a CDS encoding type II toxin-antitoxin system RelE family toxin — protein MSNKKKLIMTSRFKKQAQDLPPEIKKSLQSSLKKLINDPFYNSIHTEKIRGTDIFSSRINKQYRFSWQFEKEGIIILRNVDKHDDLYNRP, from the coding sequence ATGAGCAATAAGAAAAAATTAATAATGACCAGTAGATTTAAAAAACAAGCTCAGGATTTACCTCCTGAAATTAAAAAATCATTACAGTCCAGTTTGAAGAAATTGATTAACGATCCTTTTTATAATTCTATCCATACAGAAAAAATAAGAGGCACTGATATATTTTCTTCCAGGATTAATAAACAATACAGGTTTAGCTGGCAGTTTGAAAAAGAAGGGATTATTATTTTGAGGAACGTAGATAAACATGATGATTTATATAATCGTCCATAA
- a CDS encoding AbrB/MazE/SpoVT family DNA-binding domain-containing protein, with translation MADYPIVKLRDKSQITVPKEIVEKYDLSEGDKLEFIPEKDGIKIRPVITVPKSQAWFWNEKWQEGEKEADEDIKNDRVSGPFSSAEELMEEIENEQ, from the coding sequence ATGGCTGATTATCCTATTGTTAAATTAAGAGATAAATCTCAAATTACGGTGCCCAAAGAAATAGTTGAAAAATATGATCTTTCAGAAGGAGATAAATTGGAGTTTATACCCGAAAAAGATGGCATAAAAATAAGGCCAGTTATAACTGTTCCCAAAAGCCAGGCCTGGTTTTGGAATGAAAAGTGGCAGGAAGGTGAAAAGGAAGCTGATGAAGATATAAAAAATGATAGGGTTAGTGGACCTTTTTCTTCTGCAGAAGAATTAATGGAAGAGATAGAAAATGAGCAATAA